From Nicotiana tabacum cultivar K326 chromosome 20, ASM71507v2, whole genome shotgun sequence, one genomic window encodes:
- the LOC107811112 gene encoding secreted RxLR effector protein 161-like — MGGKKYIFVILDDYSRFTWTLFLKTKDESFEVFVAFVKKIQVKMGNKVAYIRSDHGTEFDNKYIKELLKRFGMEASKVIDTLIATSTHLNIDEPGFPVNQTMYKGIIGSLLYLTAITPDIVFNVSFCVRFQSNKKESHLKVTKRILRYLKGTQDMVLYYPLGDSFDLIGYADANYVGYMVDKKSTYGMAHFLGSYLISWGTRKQNSVALSTTKAKYVAAASYCAQLLWIKQ; from the exons ATGGGAGGAAAGAAATACATCTTCGTTATATTGGACGATTACTCCAGATTCACCTGGACTTTGTTTCTGAAAACCAAGGATGAAAGCTTTGAAGTGTTTGTTGCCTTTGTCAAAAAGATTCAAGTGAAGATGGGTAATAAAGTAGCCTACATTAGATCTGATCATGGGACAGAGtttgacaat AAGTACATCAAGGAGCTACTGAAAAGGTTTGGtatggaagcatcaaaagtcATCGACACTCTTATTGCCACATCCACCCATCTaaacatagatgaacctggtttcCCTGTAAATCAAACCATGTATAAAGGGATCATAGGGTCGCTCCTGTATCTCACTGCAATCACACCAGACATTGTTTTCAACGTGAGTTTCTGTGTAAGGTTTCAATCCAATaaaaaggaatctcatctgaaggttACCAAGAGAatactgagatatctcaaaggaacacaGGACATGGTCCTTTATTATCCCTTAGGTGACAGCTTTGATCTTATTGGATATGCTGACGCTAATTATGTAGGATATATGGTTGACAAGAAAAGCACTTATGGAATGGCACATTTCCTGGGCTCCTACTTAatctcatggggtacaaggaAGCAGAACTCTGTGGCACTCTCAACAACAAAAGCTAAATATGTAGCAGCTGCCTCTTATTGTGCTCAACTTCTGTGGATCAAGCAATAG